The genomic DNA ATTCCGGTCGACAAAGCCGGCACCGAGGATGGCGCCCCAGTTCACCGTCATCGCGGGCAGGTTGCGGGCGTGGCGATAACCAGCCAACGCATCGAGAAAGCTGTTGCCGGCGTTGTAATTCGATTGCTTCGGAGCACCGATCACGGCGGAAAACGAGGAGAAACAAATGAAGTGATCGAGCGGCAATTCGAGCGTTGCCTGGTGCAGGTTCCACGCTCCGAGCATCTTGGGTTGAAGCACGCGATTAAATCGCTGCACATCCAGTTCGCTGATGAACTCATCGTCCAGCACCATCGCCGCATGCAGGACCCCTTTGAGCTCTGGCATGTCTGCTTGAATCGTATCGATCACGCGGTTGGCGGCTTCTGCGTCGGTGACATCCCCGCGGGCATCGACTACACAGATGCCTTCGTCACGCATCCTTTGGATTGCGTCGGACGACGCCTGGTCGGGGCCCGAACGACTCATCGAAACAAGATTTCTTGCACCTTGGCTGGCCATCCATTTGGCAACTTCAAAACCAAAACCTCTTGCACCGCCGGTGATCAGGTAGGTTGCGTCTGCTTTAAACAGATGTCCTTCCTGGGTGCACGGCCCAACGATGCGTCGCCCCGTTGCCGCGTCGGACGCTGGACTTTCGAACGACAGTACATTTTTGCCGATGTGTTGGCCTTGAGCCATATAGCGGAAGGCTTCTGCCGCTTCGCTGATCGGGAACTGGGTCAGCGGCAGCGGTTTGTAATCTCCCGCCGCAAAACGGTCGCTCAGTTCTCGCAGAACGTTTGCGATCTCCGCTGGCCGCTGATCGATAATTTGCGCCAGGTCGATCACATGGTACGAGATGTTGTGCTTGAGCGCAGCCAGGCCGATCTTGGAGTTCCCGTAGACATCCACTTTCCCAATTTCCAGGAAGCGGCCAAAGGGAGCCAACACCGAAAGGCTCTTCGGAACAAACTCGCCCGCCAATGAATTGAGAACCGCGTCGACTCCAGCGCCGTCGGTCAACTGCATGATCTCGTCGGCAAAGCGAACGTTCCGCGAATCCATCACGTGAGCAACGCCCATGCGTTTCAACAGTTCTCGCTTTTCGGGCGTCCCCGCCGTCGCGAAAATCTCCAGCCCCAGGTGCTGTGCAGTCTGCACGGCGGCTTGCCCGACCCCGCCGGCTGCAGCATGGATCAGGATTTTCTCACCAGCCCGCATTCGCGCGATCCGGCCGATCGCAACCTCCGCAGTCATAAACGCGGTAGGCACCGTCGCCCCTTGCGCGAAACTAAGATCCGCTGGCAGCTTGAAGACCATCCGATGATCGACGACCAGATGCGACTGGAAGCTGTAGCCCGCGATGCCACACACACGATCGCCCGGTTGAATCGAGTCGACGTTTTCGCCAACACGCTCGACGACGCCAGCAAAGTCGTCGCCAAACCACAGCAGATCGATCGAGTTGCCTGGGTACATCCCCAACGCCTTCATGACGTCGCGAAAGTTGATCCCTCCCGCCATCACTTGGACTTCGATCTCATCGGGTTGCGGGCTGCGGCGATCGGTTTCGTTGAGCGAAAGGTCTTCCAGTACACCCGGTTTTTGCATCTGCAATCGATACGCTCGGCTGGTTGGCCCGCCGGCGTTCCAATCGAATTGTCGCGTCGGTAGATCGGCAGCGTTGGCTCGATGCAAGCGGTTGACCAACCGCGACGTTCCACGCAGCGCAACTTCCGCTTCCGGTTCGGCAGCCCTCAATTCATCGACAATATTTGCGACGTCATCCGCATTGGGCTCCACGTCCAAATCGATCAATTGCCAGCCAAGGTCGAAGACTTCGCTGCGCGCCACGCGGCAAAAGCCGACCAATGGCGAGGCGGCAAGCCCGTCGACTCGATCGGTATCGGATGTCGATTGCGCACCACGGGTCAAAACGTGAACGCGGGGTTGAGGACTCAGGTTCCAATCACCCAGAGCCTGAACCAGATGCATGCAGCTCAACACTCCAACCTTTTGTGCATCCAGCAGCCGGTCGATGTCCAGTGCCGATGCGGGCGTTGAAAGTCCCCAGCCGTGAACAATCTTTTCAACGGTTCGGTCGCCCAGTCGCGCGTCGTGGAAGAGGCGTTGAAGTTCGTCGACGGAACCGTCGACAACCGTAAATTCGTTTTCGTCGGTTTGTTGGTACTCGGCACCTCGTCGCACTCGCACGACTTCCCCCAACTCACGATCCCACTGGAGGGCAAGCTCGGTCGAGACAGGATCCTCCCCAACGAACATCAAAGTGATCGCATCGCTGCTCGGTTCGACATCGTCTTGTCTTGCCATCGAATCCGCGTCGGCCGATACGGATTGCGTCTCGGGAGCGTGCGCAATGAAGACCGCCTGTTCCGCGTCATCGGCGCATTTGAACGACGCAACGTCCTGGAAGCCACTCTGCTGCAGCAGTGCTTCCCAAGCGTCGCGGCTGAGCAACGGCGAATCGCTTCGGTGCGCGTCCTGGAACGACCACCAGCCTTTCAGCAATCCGAACACGTTGTCCCAGATCGGCCTTCTTTCGACGACCTCCAGGAAGACGAACAGTCCTTCGGCCGCCAAACAAGACTTGGCGTTCGCGAGCGCTACGGACAAATCTTCCGTTGCGTGCAACACGTTAGTCGCGATCACGATGTCGAAACTGTGCGGTTCGATCCCCTGATCCTCAGCCGGTCGTTGGAGATCAAACAGCTGATAATCCATCGCAGGACAATCGTCGAATCGCTGCTTTGCATCGGCGAGAAACGCGCCGCCGATGTCGGTGAACAGATATTCAAACCGATCTGCGGGGAGCGTCTGGACAATTTGTCCCGTCAACGATCCCGTCCCGGCACCAATTTCCAGCACGCGGACGGTACGCCGCGGCGGCAGATTGGCAACGCTCTGCCCGACGACCGTTTTCAGCAATTGATTGAACGCGGGAAAGTCGCATCCCTGCGTATAAAAATGATCGACCAGGTGACTCGATCCGCCGGGGAACAATAGCTCCAGCGGATCGATCTCACCCGACATCACATCAGCCAAACGCAGGCACGACGCGGTCACCAGATCGACTTCCGCAGCAAACCGCGGATACTCTTCTGCCAGATCAGCGAGCAACTCTTTCGTGTCGCGTGTCGCCAATGTTGTGGTTGCTCGCCAGCCCGATCCATCTGCTGCGATCACACCCGCATCGGCAAGCCAGTGCAGTTGAGCCTGCAGCAACTGAGTGTGCTCTTCGACGATCCCCAACGCTTCCATCAACTGGTCGGCGGTGAAGCGATCCCCTGCCTGATATGACCAACCGAGTTGTCGCAGCGCGTTCACGATGCAAGCGAGCACGACCTGCTGCATCCGTGGCAGAAAGTCGGCATAGTAGTCGCCAAGCCCATACTGATCGACCAGGTCGGCAGCCTGCGATTCGACGGGCCGCAGCAATTCGCTGGATGAAGGGAAGTCGCATGCGCCGGTGGCTTGGGTTCCTCGAATCCGCTGCGGTTGCCACTGGAACCGATACAGGCAGTCATCGATTGGGCGAGTGACGCCAGTCCGCTGGACCTTCGCGACGCGGAAACCTTGGATCTCCGCGATCGTTTGTCCGGCGCTGTCGATCACAAAAAGATCGTATTCAAAGCAATCGGACTCGGCAGCCGTTTGAACCGCGTGAACCCAAAATTGCAGCGGCAAGCTGTTGCAGTACAAATGCACTCTGCGAATGGATTCGGGCAAGTAAAAATCGTCGCCTTGTTCAGCATCCGCTTCGGCGTACTGCGTGCCATGAGTTGCTTGCAGGCAGGCGTCTAAGATCGCCGGATGCCAGCGATATTCGGCGGCCGCCGAGGCGCCCAAACCCGAAGCGTCGACCCAGGCCAGCGATTCTCGCCGCAGCGGCGAACCATCGAATGAGGTCTCGCTAAGTGACGCTGGTTCACCATGCCTGAGATGTTGAATCAACGAGAACGCATCGCCAAATCCATACCCCGACCGATGCAGATTGTCGTACAGGTTCTCATGCGAAACAGTGCATGGCAGCCGGCTTTCGATCGCCTGCAGATTTGGCTTGGGCTGGATCGGATCGGCCGGCAGCAACACCAACCGCCCGCAGGCATTGGTTTGCCAATTCTGTTTATCGGTGGAACTGTGGATAGAAAACGACTTGGTCTGTTCTTCGAACACGACTTGAATCGTCGGCATCAGATCGGGATCGATAAACAATGCCTCCAGGCATTGCAAGTCTTCGACAACATACGCATCGCCAGGAAGCATCGCGTCGGCGACCGCAAAACCGATCTCTGCAAAACCAGCGGCCGGGAACACGATGCCATCCCAGATTTGGTGATCTCGCAAGTACGGAAAACGGTGTGGGTCGAGCGTCAATTGCCACGTCGGATTTGCCGATTGCAGACGTTTGCCCAACAGCGGGTGCAGAGGTTTGTCGAGCCTGGCAAGGTCGCGGCCTTTGTCGAGCCAGTATTCTTGGTAGGTCCAAGGATAACGGGGCTGGAGGACGAAGTTGCCCGCGCACTGATTCAAAGCCTGCCAATCGACCAAGAGCCCAGCGACATGCATCTGGGCGACGTTCTTGAGCAGCGTGGTTGTCGAATCGGTTTGGCGTGCGAGCGAATGGAATACTTGAGCGGATGCATCGAGAGATGCGAGGCACTGGGCCATCGAACTTCGAAGTGCAGGATGGGGGCCAATTTCGAGAAAGTTCCCGTGCCCGGCAGCGACCAAGGCGGCAAAGCCTTCGTCGAACAGAACCGGTTGGCGAACGTTATGCCACCAATATTGAGCGTCCATCGTCTGGCCGTCTTGTGGCCGTCCGGTGACCGTCGAAATGAAAGGGATCGTCGACGGTTGCGGATTCAGGAATTCCAACGCCTGCAGTAACGGTTCCTTGATCGCATCCATCTGGTACGTATGGAAGGCATAATCGAGTCCCAAGTCGCGGACAAATTTCCCGGCTTGTTTCAGTTGGACTTCCAGGTCAGCAACCGTCTGGGAGTCGCCGCCAATCGTGACCAACGAGGGACTGTTGACCGCGGTGACTTCCGCCGCGGCATCGCCGATCAACGCACGCGCCTCGGCCACCGTCATACCAACGGCCAACATCTTGCCCGCACCACCGGTCCCATCCTGCAACCGGCTGCGATGATAGACAAGCTGCGTCGCTTCTTCCAACGTATAGATGCCCGCACACCACGCGGCCGCAACCTCTCCCACGCTGTGACCGATCACGCTGTCGGGTGTGATCCCCCAAGTCTTCCACAGTTCAACCAAAGCGACCTGAAGCGCGAAGATCGCGGGCTGGGCAACTTGCGTGCTGTCGATCTTCGATTCGCTGGCATCGCACAACATCGCTTCCTTCAGCGACCATCCGCTGACCTGTTGGAATAGCGTGTCGATCTTTTCGATGGTTGCTGCGACGATCGGTTCGCGCGCGATTAAGTCTTGCCCCATCGTCGCCCACTGAGACCCTTGGCCTGTGAAAACGAACGCGTTGGTTCCTGGCTGCGTTTCCGCATGGCCAACCACAACACTCTCTTCCACGTCGTCACCACGCAACCACGCTCTTAGGTTGCCCGCGAGTTGTTTGGCGTCGCGACCACGCAGCACCATGCGTTGCGAGTGTTGCTCTTTGCGCGTTCCAGCTGAATAGCAGAAGTCGGCAAGTGCGGCTGAATCATCACCGCCGAACTCCTTCAACCGGCGACTGTATTGTTTTGCATAACCACGCAGCGCTTCATCGTCGCGAGCTGAAATCGGCAACAGGAAAGGTCGTGTCGCAGGGGTTTCGGAACTGGATTTGTGTTGCTTCGTTTGCGGAGCCGACTGCACCACGGCGCTGGCATTGGTGCCACCAAAACCAAACGAATTGATCGCCGCACTGATCGGTTGATCCTGCGTCGCGATCGGTTGCAATCTGTCGACGACTTTCAGTTTCAGCGAGTCAAAGGGAATCGCGGGGTTCGCCGCTTCGAAGTTGCCGCTGGGCGGAATCGTTTGGCGGTCCATGATCAAGGCAAGCTTGAACAAGCCTGCGATACCCGATGCCGGTTCCAGATGCCCGAGGTTCGTCTTGATCGACCCCAGCCAACAATCGTCCCCCGCGGCACGGCCTTTGGAGACGACCGCCCCGATCGCCGCTGCCTCGATGGGATCGCCGACCGGCGTTCCGGTTCCGTGGGCTTCGACGTAACAGACTTCATTTGGAGCAACGCCCGCTTCGTCGAGTGCCCGTCGCAACAGCTTGCTTTGTGCCGCCGAACTGGGAACCGTCATCGACGACGTGTGACCATCCTGGTTGACGACTGCCGAGCGGACGACGGCGTAGATGTGGTCGCCATTGTCGATCGCATCGGCCAGCGGTTTCAGCAAAACCATCCCCGCCCCTTCGCTGCGAACGTAGCCGTCGGCCCGATGATCAAAAGCGAAGCACTCGCCGGCGGCCGACAACATCGACGCTTTGCTGAATCCGATGCTGGCGTTGGGCGTCAGCAACGCGTTGACGCCGCCAGTCAGCGCGGCATCGCATTCACCCGACCAAATCGATCTACAAGCCATCGAAAATGCGACCAGCGCCGACGAACAAGCGGTGTCGACCGCCAGGCTGGGGCCACGCAAGTCGAACAGATAGGAGATCCGGTTGGCGACGATGCTCAGCGTTCCGCCGGTGTTCGAATGAACATCCAGATTGCCCAGGTCGTTTAATTGCAGGCTGCCGTAATCGTGACTGGAAGCTCCCACAAACACGCCAACGTTTGTGCCTCGCAAACTGCTGGGAGGAATTCCGGCATCTTCGCACGCCTCCCAAGCCACTTCGAGCATCCAGCGTTGTTGGGGATCCAAGCGAACCGCTTCGCGTCGCGAAAAACCCCAGAACGTCGCATCGAACTCTTTCAGTTGATCGACAAAGCCGCCGCGTCGCGCCGTCATGTGGCCAGCCGAATTGGGATCCTCATGGAAGTATCGATCGATGTGCCAGCGATCTCCTGGGACGTCCGAGATCGCACTGCCGCGGCGAGCCAACAGCTGCCAAAGCGAATCGGGATCTCGGATCCCACCGGGTAGACGGCATCCCAGCCCAACCAAGGCCAACGGTTGACGCTGCGTCGTCTGATTCCTTTGCGTCATCGCCAAGCATCCTATTTCGTTCACGATATCCATTTGTGCTGGCGAGCATATCACCACTTCTTGACTCACCATACCAAAACAGCTCGGTTTTGAGAGCAAGTCGCGACACAACTTTTTGGGCGGTCCGGCGGCCCAGCCCCCCCCTTTTTGCGAGGAAATCGCGATGGCGACTTAGACTAGACGGACAGGTTTGCCTCGGAGGGAACCTGTTGATTGTCAACGTAGGGGCGGTAGGCAACCATCTCGACGCGCCGCTGGCTGTGCAGACGATAGGTGATCCCTCGCCAGTTCACCTGCCGCACCCAGATCGCTTTGATGGTGCAATAGACGTGCGTCAGCTGGCATACGGGGAGCAAGGCAAAGACCTGTGCCGCTTCACTCCACGACATCCGGTGCAGTGAATCGCCTCTCGTGGCGACCGCTTCGCCGACCGCAACGCGAACCGTTCGCCAGCTGAGAAACATGCAACCGTTGGCGATGAGCATCGATGACGTCAGCAATGCGGCCGCAGGCCAGTCGCCCCAGCAGAGCGCGGCGATCAGAAATAACAACCAGCCCGCGGTAAACAAAGCCAAGGCAGCTGCGTGAACGACTGTCCCCGCAAATGTGGGTTCGTAGACTCGGCTCCACGTGAGCATGCGTGTCACGTAGCGGCCGACAAATGCGGTCGTGCACTGGTCTCGATTGACCATGATCAGATTGGGAGCGAAATGAACTCGCAGCCCGAGCCGAGTCATCGCCGCTTTGATCGGACCGTCATCGACAACGGAGGTCTTCCAGTCGTCGACCAGCCCCGACGACAAGAGGTCGGCGGTGCGGATCGCGCAGGTCCCCGCCCAGGGGTTTGCGTTGATCGCCGTCGCTACCAACGCGCCGGAATTCCAAAGGCTTCTCAAAACCGATCCCGTATCGCGTCTGCGAGGATCGAACCATTGGTTGCCCGTGACGACTCCGACCTTCGGATCCGATAGCGGTTGGACCACGTCGCGCAGCCAATTGGCGTGCGGAACAACATCCGCATCCACCAACACGACCACTTGGCTAGTCGATGAGATCTGGCTTGTCGCCTGTACCAGCGAACTGCATTTCAGGCTGCACGTTGGCAACGGATTCTGCAGTTCGACGATGCGGATGCGATCCTGTGCGTCGCGTTCCGACTTGACTTGCATCGCAACATCCCATGCTGGGTCGCACCGATTGTCGACCACCACGATGACTTCGAAGTCGGGATAAGATTGCTCCAGCAAACCTCGCAACGTCTGTTCCAGGAAAGGGTCACAGCCTCGCAACGACAGCAACACCGAAGCCTTGGGGGCGAAGGGTTGGTTTTCATGCAGCCTATGATTCCCCATGCCAGGCCGGACAATCCGTGCGGCAAAGAACCAGGCGAAGCCCCAATTTGCAATCGACCACAGCAACAGCGCGATCGAATAAATTGCAGCGATCGAGATCATGGGGAACCTGTTGGAAGCATCACGCGGCGGTATCGAGGGGGAAAGTGTTTGTAGATCGATCCGGAGTTCGTCGTTAATCCGATCGCATCAGCATCCGCAGCAAGAGCCCCGCAAAACGGAAGGCATCTTTGCAGAGGGTCCACGATGTCCATCGCACTCTGCGGATTCCGGACTTATCGAACCGCCAATTTGCGGTGCTGCCGCTGATCAGATGTCGCCCTCCGGCGAGGCGTTGGTTTTCCTTCGCC from Rosistilla carotiformis includes the following:
- a CDS encoding type I polyketide synthase, giving the protein MTQRNQTTQRQPLALVGLGCRLPGGIRDPDSLWQLLARRGSAISDVPGDRWHIDRYFHEDPNSAGHMTARRGGFVDQLKEFDATFWGFSRREAVRLDPQQRWMLEVAWEACEDAGIPPSSLRGTNVGVFVGASSHDYGSLQLNDLGNLDVHSNTGGTLSIVANRISYLFDLRGPSLAVDTACSSALVAFSMACRSIWSGECDAALTGGVNALLTPNASIGFSKASMLSAAGECFAFDHRADGYVRSEGAGMVLLKPLADAIDNGDHIYAVVRSAVVNQDGHTSSMTVPSSAAQSKLLRRALDEAGVAPNEVCYVEAHGTGTPVGDPIEAAAIGAVVSKGRAAGDDCWLGSIKTNLGHLEPASGIAGLFKLALIMDRQTIPPSGNFEAANPAIPFDSLKLKVVDRLQPIATQDQPISAAINSFGFGGTNASAVVQSAPQTKQHKSSSETPATRPFLLPISARDDEALRGYAKQYSRRLKEFGGDDSAALADFCYSAGTRKEQHSQRMVLRGRDAKQLAGNLRAWLRGDDVEESVVVGHAETQPGTNAFVFTGQGSQWATMGQDLIAREPIVAATIEKIDTLFQQVSGWSLKEAMLCDASESKIDSTQVAQPAIFALQVALVELWKTWGITPDSVIGHSVGEVAAAWCAGIYTLEEATQLVYHRSRLQDGTGGAGKMLAVGMTVAEARALIGDAAAEVTAVNSPSLVTIGGDSQTVADLEVQLKQAGKFVRDLGLDYAFHTYQMDAIKEPLLQALEFLNPQPSTIPFISTVTGRPQDGQTMDAQYWWHNVRQPVLFDEGFAALVAAGHGNFLEIGPHPALRSSMAQCLASLDASAQVFHSLARQTDSTTTLLKNVAQMHVAGLLVDWQALNQCAGNFVLQPRYPWTYQEYWLDKGRDLARLDKPLHPLLGKRLQSANPTWQLTLDPHRFPYLRDHQIWDGIVFPAAGFAEIGFAVADAMLPGDAYVVEDLQCLEALFIDPDLMPTIQVVFEEQTKSFSIHSSTDKQNWQTNACGRLVLLPADPIQPKPNLQAIESRLPCTVSHENLYDNLHRSGYGFGDAFSLIQHLRHGEPASLSETSFDGSPLRRESLAWVDASGLGASAAAEYRWHPAILDACLQATHGTQYAEADAEQGDDFYLPESIRRVHLYCNSLPLQFWVHAVQTAAESDCFEYDLFVIDSAGQTIAEIQGFRVAKVQRTGVTRPIDDCLYRFQWQPQRIRGTQATGACDFPSSSELLRPVESQAADLVDQYGLGDYYADFLPRMQQVVLACIVNALRQLGWSYQAGDRFTADQLMEALGIVEEHTQLLQAQLHWLADAGVIAADGSGWRATTTLATRDTKELLADLAEEYPRFAAEVDLVTASCLRLADVMSGEIDPLELLFPGGSSHLVDHFYTQGCDFPAFNQLLKTVVGQSVANLPPRRTVRVLEIGAGTGSLTGQIVQTLPADRFEYLFTDIGGAFLADAKQRFDDCPAMDYQLFDLQRPAEDQGIEPHSFDIVIATNVLHATEDLSVALANAKSCLAAEGLFVFLEVVERRPIWDNVFGLLKGWWSFQDAHRSDSPLLSRDAWEALLQQSGFQDVASFKCADDAEQAVFIAHAPETQSVSADADSMARQDDVEPSSDAITLMFVGEDPVSTELALQWDRELGEVVRVRRGAEYQQTDENEFTVVDGSVDELQRLFHDARLGDRTVEKIVHGWGLSTPASALDIDRLLDAQKVGVLSCMHLVQALGDWNLSPQPRVHVLTRGAQSTSDTDRVDGLAASPLVGFCRVARSEVFDLGWQLIDLDVEPNADDVANIVDELRAAEPEAEVALRGTSRLVNRLHRANAADLPTRQFDWNAGGPTSRAYRLQMQKPGVLEDLSLNETDRRSPQPDEIEVQVMAGGINFRDVMKALGMYPGNSIDLLWFGDDFAGVVERVGENVDSIQPGDRVCGIAGYSFQSHLVVDHRMVFKLPADLSFAQGATVPTAFMTAEVAIGRIARMRAGEKILIHAAAGGVGQAAVQTAQHLGLEIFATAGTPEKRELLKRMGVAHVMDSRNVRFADEIMQLTDGAGVDAVLNSLAGEFVPKSLSVLAPFGRFLEIGKVDVYGNSKIGLAALKHNISYHVIDLAQIIDQRPAEIANVLRELSDRFAAGDYKPLPLTQFPISEAAEAFRYMAQGQHIGKNVLSFESPASDAATGRRIVGPCTQEGHLFKADATYLITGGARGFGFEVAKWMASQGARNLVSMSRSGPDQASSDAIQRMRDEGICVVDARGDVTDAEAANRVIDTIQADMPELKGVLHAAMVLDDEFISELDVQRFNRVLQPKMLGAWNLHQATLELPLDHFICFSSFSAVIGAPKQSNYNAGNSFLDALAGYRHARNLPAMTVNWGAILGAGFVDRNQKTAEYLDTLGMQAFPVGKALDLLGQLLQRDVPLLSAARVDWQRLSKLSPALTRLPVYAGVVNERGSSRCGSSLPEELKAMPADQWPAFLEDFVAQQVAGVFGSQDQDVDRTRSLTTLGIDSLMAVELVNRLETAAGIRIPMGGLLSGVNVRELSVLLQQQLLERIAVEPQRGEGPTPTEVPSKGIDFERDAALDDSVLPAAKRYSSDPPAKVLLTGATGFIGAHLLHELLETTDSEITCLVRARDLESGMQRIVDNLAKYRLCPNGAADRVKIQLGDIAQPQLGLSTEAFSCLADEMDVLYHNAASPNLMLPYDALHGPNVVGTQEMLRLACHNKTKPLHYVSTFMVHGTDANRGCDVAESDLLPRCEDLIYGYAQTKWVAEKMIETARQRGLPVTIYRPGHVTGHSETGVANVDDLLHTIVRACVSVGAAPFRSLQLDITPVDFVARAIVALSQHDANLGQTFHLTNPQPLNDEVLVNWMQSIGSQVDLISHEEWCQRIDAKTSDHDASLEVLTEVLMPRLTSGGKRGIHPRFDCKRTLDALAGSGILCPPADKQLLSTCYAYLQENGAVDDPSAVC
- a CDS encoding glycosyltransferase, with the translated sequence MISIAAIYSIALLLWSIANWGFAWFFAARIVRPGMGNHRLHENQPFAPKASVLLSLRGCDPFLEQTLRGLLEQSYPDFEVIVVVDNRCDPAWDVAMQVKSERDAQDRIRIVELQNPLPTCSLKCSSLVQATSQISSTSQVVVLVDADVVPHANWLRDVVQPLSDPKVGVVTGNQWFDPRRRDTGSVLRSLWNSGALVATAINANPWAGTCAIRTADLLSSGLVDDWKTSVVDDGPIKAAMTRLGLRVHFAPNLIMVNRDQCTTAFVGRYVTRMLTWSRVYEPTFAGTVVHAAALALFTAGWLLFLIAALCWGDWPAAALLTSSMLIANGCMFLSWRTVRVAVGEAVATRGDSLHRMSWSEAAQVFALLPVCQLTHVYCTIKAIWVRQVNWRGITYRLHSQRRVEMVAYRPYVDNQQVPSEANLSV